The Acidobacteriota bacterium genome has a segment encoding these proteins:
- a CDS encoding cyclic nucleotide-binding domain-containing protein — translation MSEALRKKALEFEVAKQFMEAAKLYAEIGATDKAAYMYIKADRPDQAAHLYTSAGQPAKGAEVLLKADRHTEAAGILAKAGDYVAAAKAYLEGQELERAAEMYIRGKRYADAGEIFLLLRNYLRAGELFEKAGDLKRSAQAYGKVSGSDEIAKLRNREDRGRIAKILQQVRNFEKAAEIYIHSKDIVEAILMYLRIGELAPAARLYSNCQSDIGFDLMRYIPKEGKSYRDFADMFVLARDFAKAGRVYEEFDDFVRAGECYEKCDDYTQAAECYLRGGDTEHAALMWERAGDHRRAAEIFEESGNRLMAARNHERAGDFFRAGELFYAMQRFDKAIDLLQKVREGEDNYLKASALIADILKEKGYLDLAIERYERVVEKSPLNDENVGFSYNLALIFLEKGRYDDAGRLLKDVANFRFNYKDVAARLKSVEHLKEEAARGVKVVGREMATAQEHLRTREAAEAPAGAPAKQPPEKAAAELSQAAVVSRMEGFEFLKNTPIFENLTLDEMRDFRDICERRVYAENKTIIEEGKPGEAFYVIKEGSVRVVRERKGVEEIITILYPGDHFGELSLINEAPTTATVKAAEETEVFAVTRDRFYKILQTSDRLALRIYRSFIKTLTQRLVRTSEDFVAFRQAFMTPSEKGPD, via the coding sequence ATGAGTGAAGCCCTACGCAAAAAGGCGCTCGAATTCGAGGTGGCCAAGCAATTTATGGAGGCGGCGAAGCTGTACGCCGAGATAGGCGCAACGGACAAGGCCGCCTACATGTACATCAAGGCCGACCGGCCCGACCAGGCGGCCCATCTCTACACGAGCGCCGGCCAGCCCGCCAAAGGGGCCGAGGTGCTTCTCAAGGCCGACCGCCACACCGAGGCGGCGGGGATCCTGGCCAAGGCGGGCGACTACGTGGCCGCCGCCAAGGCCTACCTCGAGGGGCAGGAGCTGGAGCGCGCCGCCGAGATGTACATCCGCGGCAAACGCTACGCCGACGCGGGCGAAATTTTCCTTCTCTTGAGGAATTACCTCCGCGCGGGCGAGCTCTTCGAAAAAGCCGGCGACCTGAAGCGCTCGGCCCAGGCCTACGGGAAGGTGTCGGGAAGCGACGAGATCGCAAAGCTCCGGAACCGGGAAGACAGGGGGCGCATCGCGAAAATTCTGCAGCAGGTGCGCAACTTCGAAAAGGCCGCCGAGATCTACATCCACTCCAAGGACATCGTCGAGGCCATCCTCATGTACCTACGCATCGGGGAGCTCGCCCCCGCGGCGCGCCTCTACTCGAACTGCCAGAGCGACATCGGCTTCGACCTCATGCGCTACATCCCGAAGGAGGGCAAGTCGTACCGGGATTTTGCGGACATGTTCGTCCTCGCGCGCGACTTCGCCAAGGCGGGACGCGTCTACGAGGAGTTCGACGACTTCGTGCGCGCCGGGGAGTGCTACGAAAAGTGCGACGACTACACCCAGGCGGCGGAGTGCTACCTGCGCGGAGGCGACACGGAGCACGCGGCGCTCATGTGGGAGCGCGCGGGGGACCACCGGCGGGCCGCGGAAATTTTCGAGGAAAGCGGCAACCGCCTCATGGCCGCCCGCAACCACGAGCGCGCCGGCGACTTCTTCCGCGCGGGCGAGCTCTTCTACGCCATGCAGCGCTTCGACAAGGCCATCGACCTCCTGCAGAAGGTGCGCGAGGGGGAGGACAATTATCTCAAGGCGTCGGCGCTCATCGCCGACATCCTCAAGGAAAAGGGCTATCTCGACCTCGCCATCGAGCGCTACGAGCGCGTCGTGGAGAAGAGTCCCCTGAACGACGAGAACGTCGGCTTCTCCTACAACCTGGCGCTCATCTTCCTGGAAAAGGGGCGCTACGACGACGCCGGGCGCCTCCTCAAGGACGTGGCCAACTTCCGGTTCAACTACAAGGACGTCGCGGCGCGCCTCAAGAGCGTCGAGCACCTGAAGGAGGAGGCGGCGCGGGGCGTCAAGGTCGTGGGCCGGGAAATGGCCACCGCCCAGGAGCACCTGCGGACGCGCGAGGCCGCCGAGGCGCCCGCGGGGGCCCCGGCGAAGCAGCCGCCCGAGAAAGCGGCGGCCGAGCTTTCGCAGGCCGCGGTCGTGAGCCGCATGGAGGGCTTCGAATTCCTCAAGAACACGCCCATCTTCGAGAACCTCACGCTCGACGAGATGCGCGACTTCCGCGACATCTGCGAGCGGCGCGTCTACGCCGAGAACAAGACCATCATCGAGGAGGGCAAGCCCGGCGAGGCCTTCTACGTCATCAAGGAGGGAAGCGTCCGCGTCGTCCGCGAGCGCAAGGGCGTCGAGGAAATTATTACCATCCTCTACCCCGGCGACCACTTCGGGGAGCTCTCGCTCATCAACGAGGCCCCGACCACGGCGACCGTCAAGGCCGCCGAGGAGACCGAGGTGTTCGCCGTCACCCGCGACCGCTTCTACAAGATTCTCCAAACCAGCGACCGCCTCGCCCTCCGCATCTACCGCTCCTTCATCAAGACCCTGACGCAGCGCCTGGTGCGCACCTCGGAGGATTTCGTAGCCTTCCGGCAGGCGTTCATGACGCCTTCGGAGAAAGGCCCGGACTAG
- a CDS encoding DegT/DnrJ/EryC1/StrS family aminotransferase codes for MHVPFLDLKAQYRQIRPDVERAVRRVFESQRFVLGKTVETFERRMARLAGTRHAVGVASGSDALYMALASAGVGAGDRVLVPAFSFFATAGAVSRLGAEPVFVDIGPRTFNLDGVQLLRAVASMAPEELVRVKAVIPVHLFGQCADMRPVLEVAQRFRWAVVEDAAQAVGARHRGRPAGSLGDAGCFSFYPTKNLGGAGDGGAVTTDSARLAKHLREMRDHGQVALYRHRFVGLNSRLDALQAAVLLVKARHLEKWNRARRALARRYDARLADVSEIETPVCAQSNTHTYHQYTVRAKRRNALREHLARKGVDTQVYYPVPLPHQPCYQEAGRGREKFPESERASREVLALPVYPGLSRRKQDYVIRCLRTFYGRK; via the coding sequence ATGCACGTTCCATTTCTTGACCTCAAGGCCCAGTACCGCCAAATTCGCCCCGACGTGGAGCGCGCCGTCCGCCGCGTTTTCGAGTCGCAGCGCTTTGTCCTGGGGAAAACCGTCGAGACCTTCGAGCGCCGGATGGCGCGCCTTGCGGGAACGCGCCACGCCGTGGGGGTGGCGTCCGGAAGCGACGCGCTATATATGGCGCTCGCTTCGGCGGGTGTCGGAGCGGGCGACCGCGTCCTCGTGCCCGCGTTCAGCTTTTTCGCCACCGCGGGAGCGGTGTCCCGCCTCGGTGCCGAGCCCGTGTTCGTGGACATAGGCCCGCGCACCTTTAATCTCGACGGTGTCCAGCTCTTGAGAGCGGTCGCCTCGATGGCGCCGGAAGAGCTGGTGCGCGTGAAGGCTGTCATTCCGGTGCACCTCTTCGGCCAGTGCGCGGATATGCGCCCCGTCCTCGAGGTGGCGCAACGCTTCCGCTGGGCGGTCGTCGAAGACGCGGCGCAGGCCGTCGGCGCTCGCCATCGGGGACGCCCGGCGGGCTCCTTGGGCGATGCGGGCTGCTTTTCGTTCTATCCCACGAAAAACCTGGGCGGCGCGGGCGACGGAGGCGCCGTGACGACCGACAGTGCGCGCCTGGCGAAACACCTGCGCGAGATGCGGGACCACGGCCAGGTCGCGCTCTACCGCCACCGCTTCGTCGGCCTGAACAGCCGCCTCGACGCCTTGCAGGCGGCGGTGCTTTTGGTCAAGGCGCGTCATCTTGAGAAATGGAACCGCGCCCGCCGGGCGCTCGCCCGCCGATACGACGCCCGTCTCGCGGATGTTTCCGAGATCGAAACGCCCGTGTGCGCGCAGTCCAACACCCATACCTACCACCAGTACACCGTCCGCGCCAAGCGCCGCAACGCGCTGCGCGAGCACCTCGCCCGAAAGGGCGTCGATACCCAGGTCTACTATCCCGTGCCGCTTCCCCACCAGCCCTGCTACCAAGAGGCCGGGCGCGGGCGGGAAAAATTTCCCGAAAGCGAGCGGGCCTCGCGCGAGGTGCTTGCGCTTCCCGTCTATCCCGGGCTTTCACGCCGCAAGCAGGACTACGTGATTCGCTGCCTGCGGACGTTCTATGGGAGGAAGTGA
- a CDS encoding ABC transporter permease has product MIPVKYNVKNLFARKQSTLMTIGGLALVVMVFVIMMALAHGFASTMRGTGDSLNLMVLRQGAQTETTSYVSDEQADIIETLRGIARGEKGEPLASRELLVFIHQLKRGAKTDSEGSNLAVRGVTERAFAVHPEVRIVAGRMFSPGKLEMLASRRIAERFQGCALGETLRMGTYDWSVVGIIEAEGSAYGSELWTDLTLLQEIFYYGAYSSIVVVRAEDESSSGALREIISETDTRLKLSVMSQPEYYEKQTTATSQEFFRLGLLVSIFMCVGAVFGAMNTMYAAVSARRREIGTLRALGFKRRHILVSFLLESVALSLVGGALGLLLALPVHGYSTGTTNWQTFVEVAFAFRISPRIMLAGIGFAALMGFLGGLLPAWNACRTPVTDSLRSV; this is encoded by the coding sequence ATGATTCCCGTCAAATACAACGTCAAGAATCTCTTCGCGCGGAAACAGAGCACGCTCATGACGATCGGGGGCCTCGCCCTCGTGGTCATGGTCTTCGTAATCATGATGGCGCTCGCGCACGGCTTCGCCTCCACGATGCGGGGCACGGGAGATTCTCTCAACCTGATGGTGCTCCGCCAGGGCGCGCAGACCGAGACCACGAGCTACGTCTCAGACGAGCAGGCCGACATCATCGAGACGCTCCGCGGGATCGCCCGGGGCGAAAAGGGCGAGCCGCTCGCCTCGCGGGAGCTCCTGGTGTTCATCCACCAGCTCAAGCGCGGCGCGAAAACCGACTCGGAGGGCTCCAACCTGGCCGTGCGCGGCGTGACGGAGCGCGCCTTCGCGGTGCACCCCGAGGTGCGCATCGTCGCCGGAAGGATGTTCAGCCCCGGCAAGCTCGAGATGCTCGCGAGCCGCCGCATCGCCGAGCGCTTCCAGGGCTGCGCCCTCGGCGAGACGCTGAGAATGGGGACGTACGACTGGAGCGTCGTGGGAATCATCGAGGCCGAGGGCAGCGCCTACGGCTCGGAGCTCTGGACCGACCTGACCCTTCTCCAGGAAATTTTCTACTACGGCGCCTATTCCTCGATCGTGGTCGTCCGGGCCGAGGACGAGTCCTCCAGCGGCGCGCTGAGGGAAATTATCTCCGAGACCGACACGCGCCTCAAGCTGAGCGTGATGAGCCAGCCGGAGTACTACGAGAAGCAGACCACGGCTACGTCGCAGGAATTCTTCCGCCTCGGCCTCCTGGTCTCCATCTTCATGTGCGTGGGCGCCGTCTTCGGGGCGATGAACACGATGTACGCCGCCGTGAGCGCCCGGCGCCGAGAGATCGGCACGCTGCGCGCCCTCGGATTCAAGCGCCGGCACATCCTCGTCTCCTTCCTCCTCGAGTCGGTGGCGCTCTCGCTCGTCGGCGGCGCCCTGGGCCTCCTGCTCGCACTTCCCGTCCACGGCTACTCGACCGGCACCACGAACTGGCAGACGTTCGTGGAGGTGGCGTTCGCCTTTCGAATTTCCCCGCGGATCATGCTCGCGGGAATCGGGTTCGCGGCCCTGATGGGATTCCTCGGCGGCCTCCTTCCCGCCTGGAACGCCTGCCGCACCCCCGTGACCGACTCCCTGAGGTCGGTGTAG
- a CDS encoding TldD/PmbA family protein, with translation MQRLEAALKEATAFLKRKGVRYADARFVETLGEDIQVKNQTVEALARETDRGVGVRVLWRGAWGFASTADLSDGAVHEAAGAALRTARASASANTEKSRLAPQEPHEGEWRGPCERDPFQVPLDEKLEEIFRATEILKKNPAVKTAEGSMSFARRTRLFVSTDGACIRQVKTTSGAGVSATAVRDGEFQRRSYPTSQGGNHASRGYEFVEAMRLPSHAERVAGEAAALLRAPECPYGERDLIVGSSQLALQVHESCGHPIELDRVLGSEVSLAGGSFLTLDKWKKFRYGSPAVSITADATLEGGLGSFGFDDEGVPARRTPVVKEGLFVNYLTSRETARALGLRSNGSMRADGWNVMPLIRMVNVSLEPGGADLDSLVADTRDGVLVDTNKSWSIDDLRLNFQFGCEIGWRIERGRVTGIVKNPLYTGATPEFWNACDAVCGPKEWELWGVANCGKGEPVQTAKVGHGTAPARFRRVEVGVKKQ, from the coding sequence ATGCAGCGGCTCGAGGCGGCCCTGAAGGAGGCGACGGCCTTTCTCAAGCGTAAAGGCGTCCGCTACGCCGACGCGCGCTTCGTCGAGACCCTCGGCGAGGACATCCAGGTCAAGAACCAGACGGTCGAGGCTCTCGCGCGCGAGACCGACCGAGGCGTCGGCGTCCGCGTCCTGTGGCGCGGGGCGTGGGGCTTCGCCTCCACGGCGGACCTGAGCGACGGGGCCGTCCACGAGGCCGCCGGGGCGGCGCTCCGTACGGCGCGCGCGAGCGCCTCGGCGAACACCGAGAAATCGAGGCTCGCCCCCCAGGAGCCGCACGAGGGTGAGTGGCGCGGCCCGTGCGAGCGCGACCCTTTCCAAGTGCCGCTCGACGAGAAGCTCGAAGAAATCTTCCGCGCGACGGAGATTCTCAAAAAGAACCCCGCCGTCAAGACGGCCGAGGGCTCGATGAGCTTCGCGCGCCGCACGCGCCTCTTCGTCTCGACGGACGGCGCGTGCATCCGGCAGGTGAAGACCACCTCCGGCGCGGGCGTCTCGGCGACGGCGGTACGCGACGGCGAGTTCCAGCGCCGCTCCTACCCGACGTCCCAGGGCGGAAACCACGCCTCGCGCGGCTACGAGTTCGTCGAGGCGATGCGCCTTCCCTCCCACGCCGAGCGCGTGGCCGGGGAGGCCGCGGCGCTCCTGCGGGCCCCCGAGTGCCCCTACGGAGAGCGCGACCTCATCGTCGGAAGCTCCCAGCTCGCCCTCCAGGTACACGAGTCCTGCGGCCACCCGATCGAGCTCGACCGCGTACTCGGAAGCGAGGTGTCGCTCGCGGGCGGAAGCTTCCTCACGCTCGACAAGTGGAAAAAATTTCGATACGGCTCGCCCGCGGTGAGCATCACGGCCGACGCGACGCTCGAGGGCGGCCTCGGCTCCTTCGGCTTCGACGACGAGGGCGTCCCGGCGCGGCGGACGCCCGTCGTGAAGGAGGGGCTCTTCGTGAACTACCTGACATCGCGCGAGACGGCCCGGGCGCTCGGCCTTCGGAGCAACGGCTCGATGCGCGCCGACGGCTGGAACGTGATGCCGCTCATCAGAATGGTGAACGTGAGCCTCGAGCCGGGCGGCGCGGACCTCGATAGCCTCGTCGCCGACACGCGCGACGGCGTCCTCGTGGACACGAACAAATCCTGGTCCATCGACGACCTGCGCCTCAACTTCCAGTTCGGGTGCGAGATCGGCTGGCGCATCGAGCGCGGCCGCGTCACGGGCATCGTCAAGAATCCGCTCTACACGGGCGCGACGCCCGAGTTCTGGAACGCGTGCGACGCCGTGTGCGGCCCGAAGGAGTGGGAGCTCTGGGGCGTGGCCAACTGCGGCAAGGGCGAGCCCGTGCAGACCGCCAAGGTGGGCCACGGCACGGCCCCGGCCCGCTTCCGCCGGGTCGAGGTGGGCGTCAAAAAGCAGTAG
- a CDS encoding molybdenum cofactor guanylyltransferase gives MAIRSDERAAAILVAGGRSERLGDDKALIPLGGKPLVQWVFDALKKVFDTVIIAASRKEHFSFLGVPVVPDRLANAGPIAGLHAGLLHLDAPCAFASGCDTPFLQEEFLRFMRGEYRGEEALVPVVQGRVQPLHGIYAKCAAPRMEAFAQVGRHGGVCKFLEKISTRYLHDDAADFSRFADSFLNVNTPQALREAEARAGRK, from the coding sequence ATGGCCATTCGGAGTGATGAACGGGCTGCAGCCATTTTGGTGGCGGGCGGGCGAAGCGAGCGCCTGGGAGACGACAAGGCGCTCATCCCTCTCGGAGGGAAGCCGCTCGTCCAATGGGTGTTTGACGCGTTAAAGAAGGTGTTCGACACGGTGATTATCGCCGCGAGCCGGAAAGAGCATTTTTCTTTTCTCGGCGTTCCCGTCGTGCCGGACCGGCTCGCGAACGCCGGCCCTATCGCGGGCCTTCACGCCGGCCTCCTTCATCTGGACGCGCCGTGCGCCTTCGCCTCCGGATGCGACACGCCGTTTCTCCAGGAGGAATTCCTTCGCTTCATGCGGGGCGAATACCGCGGCGAGGAGGCGCTTGTTCCCGTCGTCCAGGGCAGGGTGCAGCCCCTCCACGGCATCTACGCGAAGTGCGCCGCCCCCCGGATGGAGGCGTTCGCGCAAGTGGGGCGGCATGGCGGGGTGTGCAAGTTCCTGGAAAAAATTTCAACGCGCTACCTGCACGACGACGCGGCGGATTTTTCGCGCTTTGCGGACTCCTTTCTGAACGTGAATACGCCGCAAGCGCTCCGCGAAGCGGAGGCGAGGGCAGGGCGCAAATGA